The following DNA comes from Photobacterium sp. DA100.
GTGATGCCTTTGTTGGTGCAGAGCAATTGGTGAATGAATACAGCGCGAAGGCCAAGCAGAAATTCTATCCTGATGGTGAGTTTGTTATGCCTGCTGATGTTTTCCGTTCGATGGATTCAGGTTGGAAGCAGGATCTTGAGGAGGCCTTGAAGCATATCAGCGTGGAGTCGGTATCTGGGATGATTGCGTCTTTGTCTGCGGAAATGAAAAGTGGTGAGCTGAGCTTTTCCCAATTCCAAACCCAGCTAATGGCATTGAAGCAAAGCCTCCAAGACAAGGTTCGTCAACGTTCTGGGGAAGTGGCAGTACAGGCCGGCGAAATCTGTGAGTCTATTGAAGGACTGGCGGAAGAAGAGCAGCAGCTACAGCAAGTCATTCCTGAACTGAAAGACTATCAAATGTTTGAAATTTAAAAAGCCGCCACGTGCGGCCTACTTTTCACGTCATTGATGTATTGTTTTTTGTGCAGCGTGTCACTAAATAGCGCTTAGATCCTTATAACTAAAGGCGCTTTTTTTCTACATATGGATAATGTGGCAGCAGAACCCAAGTCAAAAAATTGACTTGGGTGACAAAAACAAACTTCAAAGGTTATTGAAGTACATGAAAGTACAGCCCAGATTATTGATCTCTTTTATATTCCCGCTGCTGATGCTCGTACTGAGTTTATTGGTCTATGTCGGCTTCAATGAATATAAAGACAACCAGAATGCTGCGATAAATCAGGCAACCTCCAATGTCCGTATTGCGCGAGAGTATTTGGACCATCATTTCCTTTCGGCACAAAGCCAACTCTACCTTCTTGAACAGCTGTGGGAAGAAAAGAACAGTATTGCTGGGGTGATGAAAGCGGCTCAGACCATGGTGAGCGCGAAAAGTCGCTATTTGGAAGTTGGTTTGCTGGCTTATGGCAACTACTACGGTACCAATGGTTTTTACAAAGAAGGTATTGCCTCTTTGATCGCCGAGCGGCCATGGTACAAACAAGCAGCTATCGGCGAGAGCTATATCACACCTATCTATCTAAGCGGCAGCACCGGGAAATGGACGGTGGCGTTTGTCGCTGTACTCGACCCAGTCGCGCAGCAGGAAGTGCGCATCGTACTCGAGATTGATGTCAACAGGCTGTATGAGAATGTTTCCCTGCTGAGAACGCTAGAGAATGGATATGTCTATGCCATTGAAAGCGCGACAGGCAAGATAGTGATACATCCCGATGACAGTCGAGTGGGTACACCGTCGGTCAGTGTGACTAGCGATATTCTCGCGCGGATCCAGGCGGGAGAGCAGGCAGGGATCATTCCGTCGTATGAATACAAGAACAAGGAGAAGTTCAGTGTCTATGAAGCGAATCCGCTGCTCGGCTGGGTCGTGCTATCGGGGGCAGAGAAGTCAGAAATAATCATGCACACACTGAGTATCAGTGCCGTGACCTTATCCCTGCTGGTGTTAATCCTTATTATTGGCTTGTTATTTTATATTGTTTACCACGTCCATAATTATGGCCGGCAGCTTAGTGAAGTAGAAAGCATCGCCGAGCTGAAAATTGCCTTGCAGCAGATGGTGGAAGGGGTGATTGGCTGCCAGTCTATCCACCTTTACATGCGCAACGTGTATTCTGGCGATTTTGAATCGGCGCAGTGCAAGCACCATATTTCTGAGAAAGGGCTCCGAGATGATCCTGCGGAAAGGCTTGGCCGGTTGGCCAGACTGCCCGAGAATCAACCGGATATCCTGTCGGCATTTATCGCGCCGGGCAAAACCTGCATTCGTGTTCCACTAACGAAGAAAAAGCAACTGATCGGCCTGCTGTACATTATTTCCCCACGTTTGGATCTAACGCTTTTTATCAATATGCTAAGGACCTATGCCCAAAGTGCTTTGGGTCAAGTCATGCTAGCGCAGAGAATCCAGCAAACAGATGCAATGACGGGCCTGATGAATAAGAACTTCCTGCAGGCCGAAATAGAGAAGCAAATTAAAGCGAACGGCAAATATTATCTGGCCATGATTGATGTTGATGACTTCAAGGGAATTAATGACACCTATGGCCATTTGTTCGGGGACAAAGTTATTATTTCCGTGGCCAATTGCCTTCGCCAGGAAAGTGATCGCCATGCCATTGTGGCGCGTTACGGTGGTGAAGAGTTTGCTATTTTGCTGCCAGCCAAGGGACTAATGGCGGCCAAGGAGATACTGGAGGCGATCCGAGCCAGCGTTTCCTCCACGGTGATCAAGAGCGGTACCAAGTCTTGCCGGGTTCATGTCAGTATTGGTGTTGCGGCGATCAGCGGAAATATGGAGAAGTCGATTGCCAGAGCGGATCAGGCGCTCTACCAGGCGAAGGCCAACGGCAAGAATCAGGTCGTCATTTACTGTTTAAACAGTATGTTACAAACAATCGGCGCCGAATAGCAAAAACATGATTGGTTAGACAGATCATGCACTATGGGTCTGTTATGGTTTATTTATGAACCAATATTTATTGTGGTGTTGAGATGCTGAAGCTTGCTGTAATCATCATACTCTTGTTGCTGGGAGCGTTATTGACCAAGTATCTTGATGAAAAATCGCAACAGAAAATATTGATTGGTTTCGGTGTGCTGGTGGCACTGGCCGTGGTTGGGCTGATGGCATCAGAGCTGATGCGATAGGCAGGATATCGAAAAAGAAAGCCCGCTAATGCGGGCTTTGTTGTTTATCGTGCGCGAGAGCGGTTAGGGTTTCCGCCGGAGCGTGACTGGCTTGGTTTGCCATTACGCGAGCTGTTAGGTTTACCGTTGCCACCTTGTCTTGATTGCGGCTTCGAACCGTTAGTCGGGCCTTTGGCGTTTTGGCCATTTCGCGAGTTCGATGATGAACCATTGCGGTTACCATGTGGCTTATTGCCAGGTTTGCCTGCATGGTTGCTACCAGCTTGGCTACCATTCTTGCGCGGGCCGCC
Coding sequences within:
- a CDS encoding DUF2884 family protein is translated as MKKSVIALSLAACSAGSFAQSCPVEVPNDIHIAGDQVAVYQDGEPRLLISQDNQLFIEGRQVALSDSQMQALQAYSEHVKSYLPQMAELADSGASIAQEVIDDLSAHFGSSDAFVGAEQLVNEYSAKAKQKFYPDGEFVMPADVFRSMDSGWKQDLEEALKHISVESVSGMIASLSAEMKSGELSFSQFQTQLMALKQSLQDKVRQRSGEVAVQAGEICESIEGLAEEEQQLQQVIPELKDYQMFEI
- a CDS encoding sensor domain-containing diguanylate cyclase, yielding MKVQPRLLISFIFPLLMLVLSLLVYVGFNEYKDNQNAAINQATSNVRIAREYLDHHFLSAQSQLYLLEQLWEEKNSIAGVMKAAQTMVSAKSRYLEVGLLAYGNYYGTNGFYKEGIASLIAERPWYKQAAIGESYITPIYLSGSTGKWTVAFVAVLDPVAQQEVRIVLEIDVNRLYENVSLLRTLENGYVYAIESATGKIVIHPDDSRVGTPSVSVTSDILARIQAGEQAGIIPSYEYKNKEKFSVYEANPLLGWVVLSGAEKSEIIMHTLSISAVTLSLLVLILIIGLLFYIVYHVHNYGRQLSEVESIAELKIALQQMVEGVIGCQSIHLYMRNVYSGDFESAQCKHHISEKGLRDDPAERLGRLARLPENQPDILSAFIAPGKTCIRVPLTKKKQLIGLLYIISPRLDLTLFINMLRTYAQSALGQVMLAQRIQQTDAMTGLMNKNFLQAEIEKQIKANGKYYLAMIDVDDFKGINDTYGHLFGDKVIISVANCLRQESDRHAIVARYGGEEFAILLPAKGLMAAKEILEAIRASVSSTVIKSGTKSCRVHVSIGVAAISGNMEKSIARADQALYQAKANGKNQVVIYCLNSMLQTIGAE